The Astatotilapia calliptera chromosome 17, fAstCal1.2, whole genome shotgun sequence genome has a segment encoding these proteins:
- the ipo8 gene encoding importin-8 isoform X1 — translation MDPNRIIQALKGTIDPNLRIAAENELNQSYKIINFAPTLLQIIVSEQVEFPVRQAAAIYLKNMVSQYWQDREPSVGEVVFPFNIHENDRQQIRDQILEGIIRCPESIRAQLTMCLRAIIKHDFPGRWTAIVDKINLYLQSPNSGSWYGTLLALYQLVKTYEYRKADEREPLLAAMQIFLPRIQQLISQLLVDATIFSVLIQKQILKIFHALVQYSLPLQLINNTVMTQWMEILRAIMDRDIPAETLEVDEDDRPELAWWKCKKWALRIITRLFERYGSPGNVTKEYYEFADFFLKTYAVGIQQVLLKVVDQYRQKQYVTPQVLQQCLNYLNQGLSHSLTWKQMKPHMQTICQEVIFPLMCYKDEDEKLWQEDPYEYIRMKFNLYDDHALPVTAAQSLLCKAARKRKEVLPQMMEFCHRILMEPSADPCRTDGALHCIGALAELLLKKRLYREQMELMLQNYVFPLLNSPLGYLRARSCWVLHSFSPLRFHDELVLRNAVELVKQDLIDDKEMPVKVEAAIALQTLVSNQEQAKLYIRPYIRQVMQELLHVVRETENDDLTNVIQKMICEYNQEVAVIAVDMTQNLAEIFTRVLQSEEYEENEDKTVMALGILSTIDTILTVMEDHKEITQQLEGICLQVIGLVLQKPIIGMAEFYEEILSLAFGLTCQTISPQMWQLLGVLYEVFQHDCFDYFTDMMPLLHNYVTVDTDMLLSSPKHLEVIYSMCKKVLSMDSGEDAECHAAKLLEVIILQCKGRGIDQCIPLFVEAVLERLMRGVKSSELRTMCLQVAIAALYYNPALLIHTMDNMHFPHNPQPITTHFINQWMNDTEFFLGLHDRKMCIIGLSVLIELPSRPAVLDAVAAQIVPSILLLFLGLKHINASRLINKPELLARAGAQDEDQNEEIPSDEDEVNENCNTMQQQSSMPAGQGGDDDDDDEDDYWDDDGFEGTPLEEYSTPLDYDNGEDEYQFFTSALLRVQSTDPAWYHCLTAALSDDQKKQLQEIYSISQQRRSTATKGQ, via the exons ATGGATCCCAACCGTATAATCCAGGCTCTGAAGGGAACCATCGACCCCAACCTGAGGATAGCGGCAGAAAATGAACTCAATCAG tcCTACAAGATCATTAATTTCGCCCCTACCCTGCTTCAGATCATTGTGTCGGAGCAGGTAGAGTTTCCTGTTCGCCAAGCAG CTGCAATCTACCTGAAGAACATGGTGAGTCAGTACTGGCAGGACAGGGAACCATCTGTCGGGGAGGTTGTCTTTCCCTTCAACATCCATGAGAACGACCGGCAGCAGATCAGAGATCAGATCTTGGAGGGTATCATCCGCTGTCCAGAGTCCATACG tGCCCAGTTGACCATGTGTTTGCGAGCCATCATCAAGCATGACTTCCCCGGCCGCTGGACTGCCATTGTGGACAAGATCAATCTGTACCTGCAGTCTCCAAACAGCGGCAGCTGGTATGGAACCCTGCTGGCTCTCTACCAGCTGGTCAAAACATACGA GTACAGGAAAGCAGATGAGAGGGAGCCGTTGCTTGCAGCCATGCAGATCTTCCTGCCCAGGATTCAACAACTCATCAGCCAGCTTCTGGTTGATGCCACAATCTTTTCAGTCCTCATTCAGAAACAGATCCTGAAGATCTTCCATGCTCTTGTACag TATTCGCTGCCTCTCCAGCTGATCAACAACACAGTGATGACTCAGTGGATGGAAATACTCCGAGCCATAATGGACCGAGACATCCCAGCT GAGACACTGGAGGTGGATGAGGATGACCGTCCTGAGCTGGCGTGGTGGAAGTGTAAAAAGTGGGCGTTGCGCATCATCACGCGACTGTTTGAACG ATATGGAAGCCCAGGAAACGTGACAAAAGAGTACTACGAGTTTGCAGATTTTTTCCTGAAGACATATGCAGTGGGGATCCAGCAG GTCTTGCTGAAGGTGGTGGACCAGTACCGACAGAAGCAGTATGTTACTCCTCAGGTCCTACAGCAGTGCCTCAACTACCTCAACCAGGGTCTGTCACACTCACTGACCTGGAAACAGATGAAGCCGCACATGCAG ACCATATGCCAGGAGGTCATCTTTCCTCTTATGTGCTACAAAGACGAGGACGAGAAACTATGGCAAGAGGATCCATATGAGTATATCCGTATGAAGTTCA ACCTCTATGATGACCATGCTCTCCCAGTCACTGCTGCCCAGAGCCTGCTGTGTAAAGCTGCACGCAAGAGGAAAGAG GTCCTGCCTCAAATGATGGAGTTCTGCCATCGTATCCTGATGGAGCCCTCTGCTGATCCTTGCAGGACGGATGGAGCGCTGCACTGCATCGGAGCTCTGGCTGAGCTCTTACTAAAG AAGCGGCTGTACAGGGAGCAAATGGAGCTGATGCTTCAGAACTACGTCTTCCCCTTGCTTAACTCTCCTTTGGGTTACCTGCGTGCCAGG TCCTGCTGGGTGTTGCACTCCTTCAGTCCGCTGCGTTTCCATGACGAGCTGGTGCTGAGGAATGCTGTGGAGTTGGTCAAACAGGATCTGATAGATGACAAAGAGATGCCTGTCAAGGTGGAGGCTGCCATCGCTCTGCAGACGCTGGTCAGCAACCAGGAACAAG CCAAGCTGTACATCAGGCCTTACATTCGGCAAGTCATGCAGGAGCTTCTGCATGTGGTCAGAGAAACGGAGAACGATGACCTGACCAACGTCATTCAGAAAATGATCTGCGAGTACAACCAGGAAGTGGCCGTCATCGCTGTAGACATGACACAGAACCTG GCAGAGATCTTCACAAGAGTTCTACAGAGTGAGGAGTACGAGGAGAACGAAGATAAGACTGTCATGGCTCTTGGTATCCTCAGTACAATTGACACCATCCTCACCGTAATGGAAGACCACAAAGAG ATCACACAGCAGCTAGAGGGGATCTGTTTGCAGGTGATTGGCCTGGTCTTGCAGAAACCCATCATAGGTATGGCAG AATTCTATGAGGAGATCCTGTCACTGGCGTTTGGCCTTACCTGTCAGACCATCTCCCCCCAGATGTGGCAGCTGTTAGGCGTCCTGTATGAGGTCTTCCAGCATGACTGCTTTGATTACTTCACAG ATATGATGCCGCTTTTGCACAACTACGTTACTGTGGACACGGACATGCTTCTGTCCAGTCCGAAGCACTTAGAGGTCATCTACAGCATGTGCAAAAAG GTATTGTCCATGGATTCAGGCGAGGATGCAGAGTGTCATGCAGCCAAACTGTTGGAGGTTATCATCCTGCAGTGCAAAGGCAGAGGCATTGACCAG TGCATCCCTCTTTTCGTGGAGGCAGTGCTTGAGCGTTTGATGCGGGGGGTGAAATCCAGTGAGCTGAGGACAATGTGTCTCCAGGTTGCCATTGCTGCTCTCTACTACAATCCAGCCCTGCTCATCCATACGATGGACAACATGCACTTTCCACACAACCCGCAGCCCATAACCACACACTTCATCAACCAGTGGATGAATGACACTGAATTCTTCTTGGG ACTCCATGACCGTAAGATGTGCATCATCGGACTGAGTGTGCTAATCGAGCTTCCTAGCCGGCCAGCAGTGCTGGATGCAGTGGCTGCCCAGATTGTCCCCTCCATTCTCCTCCTTTTCCTGGGCCTCAAGCACATTAATGCCTCCCGCCTAATCAACAAACCAGAGCTGCTTGCCCGTGCAGGGGCTCAAGACGAAGACCAGAATG AGGAGATTCCTAGTGATGAAGATGAGGTGAATGAGAATTGTAACACCATGCAGCAGCAGTCCAGCATGCCAGCAGGCCAAGGAGGcgatgatgatgacgacgatGAAGATGACTATTGGGATGACGATGGTTTTGAGGGAACGCCTCTGGAGGAGTACAGCACGCCTCTGGACTACGACAATGGAGAGGACGAGTATCAGTTCTTCACGTCTGCCCTGCTCA GGGTCCAGAGTACTGATCCAGCATGGTACCATTGTTTGACGGCTGCGCTCAGCGATGACCAGAAAAAACAGCTTCAGGAGATCTACAGCATCTCACAGCAGAGGAGGAGCACTGCAACTAAGGGCCAATG A
- the ipo8 gene encoding importin-8 isoform X2: MDPNRIIQALKGTIDPNLRIAAENELNQSYKIINFAPTLLQIIVSEQVEFPVRQAAAIYLKNMVSQYWQDREPSVGEVVFPFNIHENDRQQIRDQILEGIIRCPESIRAQLTMCLRAIIKHDFPGRWTAIVDKINLYLQSPNSGSWYGTLLALYQLVKTYEYRKADEREPLLAAMQIFLPRIQQLISQLLVDATIFSVLIQKQILKIFHALVQYSLPLQLINNTVMTQWMEILRAIMDRDIPAETLEVDEDDRPELAWWKCKKWALRIITRLFERYGSPGNVTKEYYEFADFFLKTYAVGIQQVLLKVVDQYRQKQYVTPQVLQQCLNYLNQGLSHSLTWKQMKPHMQTICQEVIFPLMCYKDEDEKLWQEDPYEYIRMKFNLYDDHALPVTAAQSLLCKAARKRKEVLPQMMEFCHRILMEPSADPCRTDGALHCIGALAELLLKKRLYREQMELMLQNYVFPLLNSPLGYLRARSCWVLHSFSPLRFHDELVLRNAVELVKQDLIDDKEMPVKVEAAIALQTLVSNQEQAKLYIRPYIRQVMQELLHVVRETENDDLTNVIQKMICEYNQEVAVIAVDMTQNLAEIFTRVLQSEEYEENEDKTVMALGILSTIDTILTVMEDHKEITQQLEGICLQVIGLVLQKPIIEFYEEILSLAFGLTCQTISPQMWQLLGVLYEVFQHDCFDYFTDMMPLLHNYVTVDTDMLLSSPKHLEVIYSMCKKVLSMDSGEDAECHAAKLLEVIILQCKGRGIDQCIPLFVEAVLERLMRGVKSSELRTMCLQVAIAALYYNPALLIHTMDNMHFPHNPQPITTHFINQWMNDTEFFLGLHDRKMCIIGLSVLIELPSRPAVLDAVAAQIVPSILLLFLGLKHINASRLINKPELLARAGAQDEDQNEEIPSDEDEVNENCNTMQQQSSMPAGQGGDDDDDDEDDYWDDDGFEGTPLEEYSTPLDYDNGEDEYQFFTSALLRVQSTDPAWYHCLTAALSDDQKKQLQEIYSISQQRRSTATKGQ; encoded by the exons ATGGATCCCAACCGTATAATCCAGGCTCTGAAGGGAACCATCGACCCCAACCTGAGGATAGCGGCAGAAAATGAACTCAATCAG tcCTACAAGATCATTAATTTCGCCCCTACCCTGCTTCAGATCATTGTGTCGGAGCAGGTAGAGTTTCCTGTTCGCCAAGCAG CTGCAATCTACCTGAAGAACATGGTGAGTCAGTACTGGCAGGACAGGGAACCATCTGTCGGGGAGGTTGTCTTTCCCTTCAACATCCATGAGAACGACCGGCAGCAGATCAGAGATCAGATCTTGGAGGGTATCATCCGCTGTCCAGAGTCCATACG tGCCCAGTTGACCATGTGTTTGCGAGCCATCATCAAGCATGACTTCCCCGGCCGCTGGACTGCCATTGTGGACAAGATCAATCTGTACCTGCAGTCTCCAAACAGCGGCAGCTGGTATGGAACCCTGCTGGCTCTCTACCAGCTGGTCAAAACATACGA GTACAGGAAAGCAGATGAGAGGGAGCCGTTGCTTGCAGCCATGCAGATCTTCCTGCCCAGGATTCAACAACTCATCAGCCAGCTTCTGGTTGATGCCACAATCTTTTCAGTCCTCATTCAGAAACAGATCCTGAAGATCTTCCATGCTCTTGTACag TATTCGCTGCCTCTCCAGCTGATCAACAACACAGTGATGACTCAGTGGATGGAAATACTCCGAGCCATAATGGACCGAGACATCCCAGCT GAGACACTGGAGGTGGATGAGGATGACCGTCCTGAGCTGGCGTGGTGGAAGTGTAAAAAGTGGGCGTTGCGCATCATCACGCGACTGTTTGAACG ATATGGAAGCCCAGGAAACGTGACAAAAGAGTACTACGAGTTTGCAGATTTTTTCCTGAAGACATATGCAGTGGGGATCCAGCAG GTCTTGCTGAAGGTGGTGGACCAGTACCGACAGAAGCAGTATGTTACTCCTCAGGTCCTACAGCAGTGCCTCAACTACCTCAACCAGGGTCTGTCACACTCACTGACCTGGAAACAGATGAAGCCGCACATGCAG ACCATATGCCAGGAGGTCATCTTTCCTCTTATGTGCTACAAAGACGAGGACGAGAAACTATGGCAAGAGGATCCATATGAGTATATCCGTATGAAGTTCA ACCTCTATGATGACCATGCTCTCCCAGTCACTGCTGCCCAGAGCCTGCTGTGTAAAGCTGCACGCAAGAGGAAAGAG GTCCTGCCTCAAATGATGGAGTTCTGCCATCGTATCCTGATGGAGCCCTCTGCTGATCCTTGCAGGACGGATGGAGCGCTGCACTGCATCGGAGCTCTGGCTGAGCTCTTACTAAAG AAGCGGCTGTACAGGGAGCAAATGGAGCTGATGCTTCAGAACTACGTCTTCCCCTTGCTTAACTCTCCTTTGGGTTACCTGCGTGCCAGG TCCTGCTGGGTGTTGCACTCCTTCAGTCCGCTGCGTTTCCATGACGAGCTGGTGCTGAGGAATGCTGTGGAGTTGGTCAAACAGGATCTGATAGATGACAAAGAGATGCCTGTCAAGGTGGAGGCTGCCATCGCTCTGCAGACGCTGGTCAGCAACCAGGAACAAG CCAAGCTGTACATCAGGCCTTACATTCGGCAAGTCATGCAGGAGCTTCTGCATGTGGTCAGAGAAACGGAGAACGATGACCTGACCAACGTCATTCAGAAAATGATCTGCGAGTACAACCAGGAAGTGGCCGTCATCGCTGTAGACATGACACAGAACCTG GCAGAGATCTTCACAAGAGTTCTACAGAGTGAGGAGTACGAGGAGAACGAAGATAAGACTGTCATGGCTCTTGGTATCCTCAGTACAATTGACACCATCCTCACCGTAATGGAAGACCACAAAGAG ATCACACAGCAGCTAGAGGGGATCTGTTTGCAGGTGATTGGCCTGGTCTTGCAGAAACCCATCATAG AATTCTATGAGGAGATCCTGTCACTGGCGTTTGGCCTTACCTGTCAGACCATCTCCCCCCAGATGTGGCAGCTGTTAGGCGTCCTGTATGAGGTCTTCCAGCATGACTGCTTTGATTACTTCACAG ATATGATGCCGCTTTTGCACAACTACGTTACTGTGGACACGGACATGCTTCTGTCCAGTCCGAAGCACTTAGAGGTCATCTACAGCATGTGCAAAAAG GTATTGTCCATGGATTCAGGCGAGGATGCAGAGTGTCATGCAGCCAAACTGTTGGAGGTTATCATCCTGCAGTGCAAAGGCAGAGGCATTGACCAG TGCATCCCTCTTTTCGTGGAGGCAGTGCTTGAGCGTTTGATGCGGGGGGTGAAATCCAGTGAGCTGAGGACAATGTGTCTCCAGGTTGCCATTGCTGCTCTCTACTACAATCCAGCCCTGCTCATCCATACGATGGACAACATGCACTTTCCACACAACCCGCAGCCCATAACCACACACTTCATCAACCAGTGGATGAATGACACTGAATTCTTCTTGGG ACTCCATGACCGTAAGATGTGCATCATCGGACTGAGTGTGCTAATCGAGCTTCCTAGCCGGCCAGCAGTGCTGGATGCAGTGGCTGCCCAGATTGTCCCCTCCATTCTCCTCCTTTTCCTGGGCCTCAAGCACATTAATGCCTCCCGCCTAATCAACAAACCAGAGCTGCTTGCCCGTGCAGGGGCTCAAGACGAAGACCAGAATG AGGAGATTCCTAGTGATGAAGATGAGGTGAATGAGAATTGTAACACCATGCAGCAGCAGTCCAGCATGCCAGCAGGCCAAGGAGGcgatgatgatgacgacgatGAAGATGACTATTGGGATGACGATGGTTTTGAGGGAACGCCTCTGGAGGAGTACAGCACGCCTCTGGACTACGACAATGGAGAGGACGAGTATCAGTTCTTCACGTCTGCCCTGCTCA GGGTCCAGAGTACTGATCCAGCATGGTACCATTGTTTGACGGCTGCGCTCAGCGATGACCAGAAAAAACAGCTTCAGGAGATCTACAGCATCTCACAGCAGAGGAGGAGCACTGCAACTAAGGGCCAATG A
- the ipo8 gene encoding importin-8 isoform X3, whose amino-acid sequence MSYKIINFAPTLLQIIVSEQVEFPVRQAAAIYLKNMVSQYWQDREPSVGEVVFPFNIHENDRQQIRDQILEGIIRCPESIRAQLTMCLRAIIKHDFPGRWTAIVDKINLYLQSPNSGSWYGTLLALYQLVKTYEYRKADEREPLLAAMQIFLPRIQQLISQLLVDATIFSVLIQKQILKIFHALVQYSLPLQLINNTVMTQWMEILRAIMDRDIPAETLEVDEDDRPELAWWKCKKWALRIITRLFERYGSPGNVTKEYYEFADFFLKTYAVGIQQVLLKVVDQYRQKQYVTPQVLQQCLNYLNQGLSHSLTWKQMKPHMQTICQEVIFPLMCYKDEDEKLWQEDPYEYIRMKFNLYDDHALPVTAAQSLLCKAARKRKEVLPQMMEFCHRILMEPSADPCRTDGALHCIGALAELLLKKRLYREQMELMLQNYVFPLLNSPLGYLRARSCWVLHSFSPLRFHDELVLRNAVELVKQDLIDDKEMPVKVEAAIALQTLVSNQEQAKLYIRPYIRQVMQELLHVVRETENDDLTNVIQKMICEYNQEVAVIAVDMTQNLAEIFTRVLQSEEYEENEDKTVMALGILSTIDTILTVMEDHKEITQQLEGICLQVIGLVLQKPIIGMAEFYEEILSLAFGLTCQTISPQMWQLLGVLYEVFQHDCFDYFTDMMPLLHNYVTVDTDMLLSSPKHLEVIYSMCKKVLSMDSGEDAECHAAKLLEVIILQCKGRGIDQCIPLFVEAVLERLMRGVKSSELRTMCLQVAIAALYYNPALLIHTMDNMHFPHNPQPITTHFINQWMNDTEFFLGLHDRKMCIIGLSVLIELPSRPAVLDAVAAQIVPSILLLFLGLKHINASRLINKPELLARAGAQDEDQNEEIPSDEDEVNENCNTMQQQSSMPAGQGGDDDDDDEDDYWDDDGFEGTPLEEYSTPLDYDNGEDEYQFFTSALLRVQSTDPAWYHCLTAALSDDQKKQLQEIYSISQQRRSTATKGQ is encoded by the exons atg tcCTACAAGATCATTAATTTCGCCCCTACCCTGCTTCAGATCATTGTGTCGGAGCAGGTAGAGTTTCCTGTTCGCCAAGCAG CTGCAATCTACCTGAAGAACATGGTGAGTCAGTACTGGCAGGACAGGGAACCATCTGTCGGGGAGGTTGTCTTTCCCTTCAACATCCATGAGAACGACCGGCAGCAGATCAGAGATCAGATCTTGGAGGGTATCATCCGCTGTCCAGAGTCCATACG tGCCCAGTTGACCATGTGTTTGCGAGCCATCATCAAGCATGACTTCCCCGGCCGCTGGACTGCCATTGTGGACAAGATCAATCTGTACCTGCAGTCTCCAAACAGCGGCAGCTGGTATGGAACCCTGCTGGCTCTCTACCAGCTGGTCAAAACATACGA GTACAGGAAAGCAGATGAGAGGGAGCCGTTGCTTGCAGCCATGCAGATCTTCCTGCCCAGGATTCAACAACTCATCAGCCAGCTTCTGGTTGATGCCACAATCTTTTCAGTCCTCATTCAGAAACAGATCCTGAAGATCTTCCATGCTCTTGTACag TATTCGCTGCCTCTCCAGCTGATCAACAACACAGTGATGACTCAGTGGATGGAAATACTCCGAGCCATAATGGACCGAGACATCCCAGCT GAGACACTGGAGGTGGATGAGGATGACCGTCCTGAGCTGGCGTGGTGGAAGTGTAAAAAGTGGGCGTTGCGCATCATCACGCGACTGTTTGAACG ATATGGAAGCCCAGGAAACGTGACAAAAGAGTACTACGAGTTTGCAGATTTTTTCCTGAAGACATATGCAGTGGGGATCCAGCAG GTCTTGCTGAAGGTGGTGGACCAGTACCGACAGAAGCAGTATGTTACTCCTCAGGTCCTACAGCAGTGCCTCAACTACCTCAACCAGGGTCTGTCACACTCACTGACCTGGAAACAGATGAAGCCGCACATGCAG ACCATATGCCAGGAGGTCATCTTTCCTCTTATGTGCTACAAAGACGAGGACGAGAAACTATGGCAAGAGGATCCATATGAGTATATCCGTATGAAGTTCA ACCTCTATGATGACCATGCTCTCCCAGTCACTGCTGCCCAGAGCCTGCTGTGTAAAGCTGCACGCAAGAGGAAAGAG GTCCTGCCTCAAATGATGGAGTTCTGCCATCGTATCCTGATGGAGCCCTCTGCTGATCCTTGCAGGACGGATGGAGCGCTGCACTGCATCGGAGCTCTGGCTGAGCTCTTACTAAAG AAGCGGCTGTACAGGGAGCAAATGGAGCTGATGCTTCAGAACTACGTCTTCCCCTTGCTTAACTCTCCTTTGGGTTACCTGCGTGCCAGG TCCTGCTGGGTGTTGCACTCCTTCAGTCCGCTGCGTTTCCATGACGAGCTGGTGCTGAGGAATGCTGTGGAGTTGGTCAAACAGGATCTGATAGATGACAAAGAGATGCCTGTCAAGGTGGAGGCTGCCATCGCTCTGCAGACGCTGGTCAGCAACCAGGAACAAG CCAAGCTGTACATCAGGCCTTACATTCGGCAAGTCATGCAGGAGCTTCTGCATGTGGTCAGAGAAACGGAGAACGATGACCTGACCAACGTCATTCAGAAAATGATCTGCGAGTACAACCAGGAAGTGGCCGTCATCGCTGTAGACATGACACAGAACCTG GCAGAGATCTTCACAAGAGTTCTACAGAGTGAGGAGTACGAGGAGAACGAAGATAAGACTGTCATGGCTCTTGGTATCCTCAGTACAATTGACACCATCCTCACCGTAATGGAAGACCACAAAGAG ATCACACAGCAGCTAGAGGGGATCTGTTTGCAGGTGATTGGCCTGGTCTTGCAGAAACCCATCATAGGTATGGCAG AATTCTATGAGGAGATCCTGTCACTGGCGTTTGGCCTTACCTGTCAGACCATCTCCCCCCAGATGTGGCAGCTGTTAGGCGTCCTGTATGAGGTCTTCCAGCATGACTGCTTTGATTACTTCACAG ATATGATGCCGCTTTTGCACAACTACGTTACTGTGGACACGGACATGCTTCTGTCCAGTCCGAAGCACTTAGAGGTCATCTACAGCATGTGCAAAAAG GTATTGTCCATGGATTCAGGCGAGGATGCAGAGTGTCATGCAGCCAAACTGTTGGAGGTTATCATCCTGCAGTGCAAAGGCAGAGGCATTGACCAG TGCATCCCTCTTTTCGTGGAGGCAGTGCTTGAGCGTTTGATGCGGGGGGTGAAATCCAGTGAGCTGAGGACAATGTGTCTCCAGGTTGCCATTGCTGCTCTCTACTACAATCCAGCCCTGCTCATCCATACGATGGACAACATGCACTTTCCACACAACCCGCAGCCCATAACCACACACTTCATCAACCAGTGGATGAATGACACTGAATTCTTCTTGGG ACTCCATGACCGTAAGATGTGCATCATCGGACTGAGTGTGCTAATCGAGCTTCCTAGCCGGCCAGCAGTGCTGGATGCAGTGGCTGCCCAGATTGTCCCCTCCATTCTCCTCCTTTTCCTGGGCCTCAAGCACATTAATGCCTCCCGCCTAATCAACAAACCAGAGCTGCTTGCCCGTGCAGGGGCTCAAGACGAAGACCAGAATG AGGAGATTCCTAGTGATGAAGATGAGGTGAATGAGAATTGTAACACCATGCAGCAGCAGTCCAGCATGCCAGCAGGCCAAGGAGGcgatgatgatgacgacgatGAAGATGACTATTGGGATGACGATGGTTTTGAGGGAACGCCTCTGGAGGAGTACAGCACGCCTCTGGACTACGACAATGGAGAGGACGAGTATCAGTTCTTCACGTCTGCCCTGCTCA GGGTCCAGAGTACTGATCCAGCATGGTACCATTGTTTGACGGCTGCGCTCAGCGATGACCAGAAAAAACAGCTTCAGGAGATCTACAGCATCTCACAGCAGAGGAGGAGCACTGCAACTAAGGGCCAATG A